A section of the Tenrec ecaudatus isolate mTenEca1 chromosome 10, mTenEca1.hap1, whole genome shotgun sequence genome encodes:
- the B3GALT9 gene encoding beta-1,3-galactosyltransferase 9: protein MKVLEIKDKARKLNMEPLRSNLSKYYMLSQSEVCKGKNIFLLSLIFSSPGNETRRDLIRKTWGNVTSVQGHAILTLFALGMPVLLTTQQEIDKESHKNNDIIEGGFLDTPGNQTLKITAMTQWAVTFCPNALFILKVDEEVFVNLPTLVDYLLNLKEHLEEIYVGRVIHQETPNRNPRSQEFVPLSEYPEKYYPDYCSGEAFIMSQAVTRMMYVVLKEVSLTVPADVFVGICAKSIGLIPIHSSRFSGGKHISYNRCCYKFIFTSSKTTDAEMSLAWKEIHDGNECTLFETYCGLLSCKLLTYIGNFKHLHVASIKNNAFYFGD from the coding sequence ATGAAAGTTCTTGAAATTAAGGATAAAGCAAGAAAACTGAACATGGAACCCCTAAGAAGCAACCTCTCTAAATATTACATGCTGAGCCAGTCAGAGGTGTGTAAAGGGAAGAACATCTTTTTGCTCTCTCTCATCTTCAGCAGCCCAGGCAATGAGACACGGCGGGACCTCATCAGGAAAACCTGGGGCAACGTAACCAGTGTCCAAGGGCATGCCATTCTTACACTGTTTGCTTTGGGAATGCCTGTTCTGCTAACTACTCAGCAAGAGATAGACAAAGAGTCCCATAAAAATAATGATATAATCGAAGGAGGCTTCTTAGACACGCCTGGGAACCAAACCCTGAAGATCACTGCCATGACGCAGTGGGCTGTAACTTTCTGTCCTAATGCTCTGTTCATTCTCAAGGTGGATGAAGAGGTGTTTGTCAATCTACCAACCTTGGTGGACTATCTTCTCAATCTGAAAGAACATCTTGAAGAGATTTATGTAGGAAGAGTTATCCATCAGGAGACACCTAACAGAAACCCTCGTAGCCAAGAATTTGTCCCTCTTAGTGAGTACCCAGAAAAGTACTACCCGGATTACTGCAGTGGTGAAGCTTTTATCATGTCCCAGGCTGTGACTCGGATGATGTACGTTGTTCTCAAAGAAGTGTCCCTTACGGTACCTGCTGATGTGTTTGTAGGAATTTGTGCTAAGTCCATTGGTCTTATACCCATCCACAGCTCACGATTCTCTGGGGGAAAGCACATCAGTTACAACAGATGTTGCTATAAATTCATTTTCACATCCTCCAAAACTACAGATGCTGAAATGTCCCTGGCATGGAAAGAAATCCATGATGGAAATGAATGCACACTGTTTGAGACGTACTGTGGGCTCCTTTCCTGCAAGCTTCTGACATACATTGGCAATTTTAAGCATCTTCATGTGGCCTCCATAAAAAATAATGCGTTCTATTTTGGTGATTAG